One window of Pseudacidobacterium ailaaui genomic DNA carries:
- a CDS encoding glycoside hydrolase family 88 protein — protein MRIRPLCLLLLFVLAGNPLSFSHAQELPWSQRMANTAIKRWPNGKFVSGNQPWKWNYELGVLLQGMDDVWYHTGDATYYRYMKNSVDTLVGSDGSIPTYRPEDNELDDLALGRTLLVLYGVTQDAKYYKAATLLRDQLRTHPRTSDGGFWHKQRYPNQMWLDGLYMAEPFYADYAVTFHQPQDFEDITKQFVLMEEHARDPKTGLLYHGWNETRQQRWANKDTGASPSFWARGMGWYMMALVDTLPYYQENDPGRAKLLAILQRLAAAITKYQDKNTGLWYQVVDKPHEKGNYLESSAACMFTYAMAKGVRLGYLQPSYLQNAEHAWQGIRKQFVKTEPNGEVTLTGTVHAIGLGAGIGNDGSFNYYTTQEVVSNDPKGVGAFLMAATEIESAQTAKLGRGKTVLLDAWYNSQTRKNAAGQMVLYHYKWDDYANSGYSIFGHMLREYGLKTDTLTKAPSLADLNKAQIYLIASPDNPQWNKSPHYMNEDDAAVIADWVRGGGMLVIMQNDPTHADIEHMNVLADKFGMHFNNVQLNAEVGNHFEMARIDVPGNGPVFRLPHVLFMKEICTISPTAPSVPVWTWKNNVLMAKARYGKGIVVGLVDPWLYNEYTDGRKLPPPYDNFAGGKEYILWLLKQLPKH, from the coding sequence ATGCGTATTCGACCGCTTTGCCTTCTGCTTCTCTTCGTTCTTGCTGGCAATCCGCTTTCCTTCAGCCACGCCCAGGAACTGCCCTGGTCGCAGCGCATGGCAAACACCGCCATCAAACGCTGGCCCAATGGCAAGTTTGTTTCCGGCAATCAACCCTGGAAATGGAACTATGAACTCGGGGTTTTGCTGCAGGGCATGGACGATGTCTGGTATCACACCGGAGATGCAACCTACTACAGATACATGAAAAACTCAGTAGATACTCTGGTCGGCAGCGATGGCTCCATCCCTACCTACAGGCCCGAAGACAATGAGCTGGACGACCTGGCCCTGGGACGCACGCTTCTGGTGCTCTACGGAGTTACGCAGGACGCTAAGTATTACAAAGCGGCAACACTCCTGCGCGATCAGCTCAGGACCCATCCGCGTACCTCTGACGGCGGCTTCTGGCATAAGCAGCGATACCCCAACCAGATGTGGCTCGACGGTCTCTATATGGCGGAACCTTTTTACGCCGACTACGCCGTAACGTTTCATCAGCCTCAGGACTTTGAAGACATTACGAAGCAGTTTGTTCTGATGGAAGAGCACGCGCGCGATCCAAAGACCGGCCTCCTATATCACGGATGGAATGAAACCCGACAGCAGCGCTGGGCCAACAAGGACACCGGGGCCTCTCCCAGCTTTTGGGCGCGCGGTATGGGCTGGTACATGATGGCGCTGGTCGATACGCTTCCCTACTATCAGGAAAATGACCCAGGCCGCGCGAAGCTGCTTGCGATCCTGCAAAGGCTTGCTGCGGCGATCACTAAGTATCAGGACAAAAATACCGGCCTTTGGTACCAAGTGGTTGACAAGCCACATGAGAAAGGCAATTACCTCGAATCCTCCGCCGCATGTATGTTTACCTATGCTATGGCAAAAGGTGTCCGCCTGGGCTATTTGCAACCGTCATACCTACAAAATGCGGAACATGCCTGGCAAGGCATACGAAAACAATTTGTAAAAACAGAGCCGAACGGAGAAGTAACGCTTACCGGGACTGTCCATGCCATCGGCCTGGGAGCGGGTATAGGCAACGATGGAAGCTTCAATTACTACACAACGCAGGAAGTCGTCAGCAACGACCCGAAAGGTGTGGGGGCATTTCTGATGGCTGCTACCGAGATTGAGTCTGCGCAAACCGCAAAGCTGGGGCGCGGCAAAACGGTCCTGCTTGACGCTTGGTATAACAGCCAGACCCGAAAGAATGCGGCGGGCCAGATGGTCCTTTACCACTACAAGTGGGACGACTACGCCAACAGTGGCTACTCTATTTTTGGTCATATGTTGCGCGAGTATGGGCTGAAAACCGATACCCTGACGAAAGCCCCTTCACTTGCGGACCTCAACAAGGCGCAAATCTATCTCATCGCCTCCCCGGACAACCCACAGTGGAACAAAAGTCCTCACTACATGAATGAGGACGATGCCGCGGTGATTGCAGACTGGGTCAGAGGTGGAGGAATGCTCGTGATCATGCAGAACGACCCGACCCATGCTGACATCGAGCACATGAATGTCCTCGCGGACAAATTTGGAATGCACTTCAACAACGTGCAGCTGAACGCTGAAGTAGGAAACCATTTTGAAATGGCGCGGATTGACGTACCGGGAAACGGCCCCGTCTTCCGTCTTCCGCATGTCCTGTTCATGAAAGAGATCTGCACCATCTCACCCACGGCCCCGTCTGTTCCGGTATGGACATGGAAGAACAACGTGCTGATGGCAAAAGCCCGGTATGGAAAGGGCATCGTGGTTGGGTTGGTAGACCCATGGCTTTACAACGAATACACAGATGGAAGAAAACTTCCACCCCCTTACGATAACTTTGCGGGCGGCAAAGAGTACATTCTCTGGTTGCTGAAACAGCTTCCAAAACATTGA
- a CDS encoding glutamine synthetase family protein, with amino-acid sequence MSNELRNFLSLSYAELEEKNLQAKEQRKKRVDPGKIQEERLKYLTDTKEIKAVTVLFSDLEGRLHMLDYDKKFLIKSFDNLTFDGSSIRGFTAQRESDLRLGIDWASFYWAPADVFGPGKVLVFGDVIDKGGTPYAADVRGLLKGFADSLHTKHGYTLNAANEIEGFIFAGTDAERRFPETGKFEYVNTGGYYHSLPGDPLRTFIDTTAEVLRAMGFENEKDHPEVAPSQFEINYGYGEVLGAADQIQIYKLVCRQVATKLGMTASFLPKPVVGVNGSGMHTNVSISKDGKNLFWDAQGEEKLSRFGWDFVDRILTHGNDICLLLNSSVNAYRRLDPHFEAPNQIKASATDRGSMVRIPIGNEKSMRVEVRSVAPDANPYLVLYSIFKSGLEGETATIANLRQAERYLPDNIYTAIENFRNATWTTKLLGEDVKARYADLKQASADRCPRLLGTFVKAPEVQFHHEVYNQFLWNQF; translated from the coding sequence ATGTCCAACGAACTTCGTAATTTCCTTTCACTCTCCTACGCGGAGCTGGAAGAAAAGAACCTGCAAGCCAAAGAACAGCGCAAAAAGCGCGTGGATCCGGGAAAAATCCAGGAAGAACGCCTCAAGTACCTCACCGACACCAAGGAAATCAAGGCCGTCACTGTGCTGTTCAGCGACCTCGAAGGCCGTCTGCACATGCTGGATTATGACAAGAAATTTCTGATTAAGAGCTTCGACAACCTTACCTTTGACGGCTCTTCCATTCGCGGCTTCACCGCACAGCGCGAGAGCGACCTGCGCCTGGGCATTGACTGGGCCTCCTTCTACTGGGCGCCAGCGGACGTCTTCGGTCCTGGCAAGGTGCTCGTCTTTGGTGACGTGATTGATAAGGGCGGAACACCTTATGCGGCCGACGTCCGCGGCCTGTTGAAAGGATTTGCCGACAGCCTGCACACGAAGCATGGCTATACGCTGAATGCCGCCAATGAAATTGAGGGGTTCATCTTCGCTGGCACTGACGCCGAGCGCCGCTTTCCAGAAACCGGAAAGTTTGAATACGTAAACACTGGCGGCTATTATCACTCGCTGCCCGGCGATCCGCTGCGCACCTTTATTGATACAACTGCCGAAGTGCTGCGCGCCATGGGCTTTGAAAACGAGAAAGACCACCCTGAAGTCGCCCCCTCGCAGTTTGAAATTAACTACGGCTACGGTGAGGTGCTCGGTGCTGCCGACCAGATCCAGATCTACAAGCTGGTCTGTCGTCAGGTGGCCACAAAACTGGGAATGACGGCCTCATTCCTGCCCAAGCCGGTCGTTGGCGTCAACGGCAGCGGTATGCACACCAATGTCTCCATCAGTAAAGATGGCAAAAATCTCTTCTGGGACGCTCAGGGAGAGGAAAAGCTCTCTCGATTCGGTTGGGACTTTGTCGACCGCATTCTGACGCACGGCAATGATATCTGCCTGCTGCTGAATTCCAGTGTGAATGCCTACCGCCGTCTCGATCCTCATTTTGAGGCCCCGAACCAGATCAAGGCTTCTGCTACGGACCGTGGCTCGATGGTGCGCATCCCCATCGGCAATGAAAAGAGCATGCGCGTGGAAGTACGCTCGGTGGCCCCGGACGCAAACCCCTACCTGGTGCTCTACTCCATCTTCAAGTCCGGTCTTGAAGGCGAAACAGCGACCATAGCCAATCTTCGCCAGGCAGAGCGGTACCTGCCGGACAACATCTACACGGCAATTGAAAACTTCCGCAACGCCACCTGGACCACCAAGCTGCTCGGCGAAGACGTGAAGGCGCGCTACGCTGACCTGAAACAAGCATCAGCCGACCGCTGCCCACGCCTGCTGGGGACCTTTGTGAAAGCGCCCGAGGTCCAGTTCCACCATGAGGTCTATAATCAGTTCCTCTGGAACCAGTTCTAA
- a CDS encoding heavy metal-responsive transcriptional regulator, translating into MNGLTRGQLAQRAQVHMETVRFYEQAGLLPKAPRTAAGYRKFPEEAVDRLMFVKRAQGLGFSLREIRELLLVQDGHTDTCAEVRDLLRKKLSLIRDKKAELEKLEVHLQSALRKCNRVLKQQGEHAEGCPVLEQMTAEEGDA; encoded by the coding sequence ATGAACGGGCTTACTCGGGGCCAGCTTGCACAACGTGCTCAGGTACACATGGAGACCGTGCGCTTTTATGAACAGGCAGGGTTGTTACCTAAAGCGCCGCGGACTGCGGCCGGGTATCGCAAGTTTCCGGAAGAGGCCGTGGACCGGCTGATGTTTGTAAAGAGGGCCCAGGGGCTGGGTTTCTCCTTGCGGGAGATACGCGAGCTGCTTCTGGTTCAGGACGGACACACGGACACATGTGCAGAGGTCAGAGACCTGCTGAGAAAGAAATTGTCCCTGATACGCGACAAAAAAGCCGAGCTGGAAAAGCTGGAGGTCCATCTGCAATCAGCGTTGCGCAAGTGTAACCGGGTACTAAAACAGCAGGGAGAACATGCAGAAGGGTGCCCTGTCCTTGAACAGATGACAGCGGAAGAAGGAGATGCCTGA
- a CDS encoding DF family (seleno)protein — translation MKIDVLYVEGCPNHLPAVRRIQQVLQDEDCQAVITEVLVPDAETAQQLRFPGSPTVRINGLDVEPDVQNAHAFGFMCRRYADGAPSYDQIRAAVRAALKHGGK, via the coding sequence ATGAAAATCGATGTTCTCTATGTTGAAGGCTGTCCAAATCACCTGCCTGCCGTGCGGCGGATTCAGCAGGTGCTTCAGGACGAAGATTGTCAAGCCGTCATCACCGAAGTGCTGGTGCCCGATGCGGAGACGGCGCAGCAGTTGCGGTTTCCTGGGTCCCCGACGGTCCGGATCAACGGACTGGATGTGGAACCGGATGTCCAGAATGCTCATGCATTCGGATTCATGTGCCGCCGCTATGCAGATGGTGCGCCGTCCTATGACCAGATCCGCGCGGCCGTGCGAGCTGCCTTGAAGCATGGAGGGAAGTAA
- a CDS encoding mercuric transporter MerT family protein, translating to MRRISVVIGSSLGAIGSSLAATVTAFCCVGPAVVAVLGTGGMLAAARLAPYRPYFLLGSVVMLALAFWMAYRPQGGCLGKTCATRSAKATRALLWLALAVTVAAALVPEFIQG from the coding sequence ATGCGGCGCATTTCTGTCGTGATTGGTTCCTCGCTGGGCGCAATTGGTTCGAGCCTTGCCGCCACAGTAACTGCATTCTGTTGTGTTGGGCCTGCGGTTGTCGCAGTCCTGGGAACAGGAGGTATGCTTGCCGCTGCCAGACTTGCTCCATACCGCCCCTACTTTTTGCTGGGGTCCGTGGTGATGCTGGCGCTGGCATTCTGGATGGCCTATCGTCCACAAGGCGGCTGCCTGGGCAAAACATGCGCAACACGCAGCGCCAAGGCCACGCGTGCCCTTCTATGGTTGGCTTTGGCCGTGACCGTGGCGGCCGCTTTGGTTCCTGAGTTTATACAAGGGTGA
- a CDS encoding ABC transporter ATP-binding protein → MTAALEFQATTKKFGAFVALDHLTLALQPGEILGFLGPNGAGKTTAIHLALGFLKPNAGGGWILGRPFGDKDTRSRIGYLPDLPAFFAENARSAMSFAGRLNGMRNPRLRERTLELLGRMDLLSAGKDARKFSRGMQQRLGLAQALVHDPEVLILDEPTSALDPAGVLEVRELLRAARQEGKSIFFSSHQLSEVEQVCDRIAFLHQGRLLRHGPLDSFLHDSRRSEIILRNQPGDAELLRRYEHCLQGREDGNLRFVVPAAAQREVIEQAWSAGAELVSVAPLRRTLEELFMEWSEKS, encoded by the coding sequence GTGACTGCAGCTCTTGAGTTCCAGGCAACAACGAAGAAATTTGGTGCGTTTGTGGCACTCGACCATCTTACGCTGGCCTTGCAACCGGGGGAAATTCTCGGCTTTCTTGGCCCTAACGGGGCCGGAAAGACTACGGCCATCCATTTGGCACTTGGATTTTTAAAGCCGAACGCCGGTGGTGGATGGATTTTGGGCAGGCCCTTTGGTGACAAGGACACACGCTCGCGCATTGGATATCTGCCAGACCTTCCTGCCTTCTTTGCCGAAAATGCGCGCAGCGCCATGTCCTTTGCCGGAAGGCTGAACGGGATGCGAAATCCGCGGCTGCGTGAGCGGACACTGGAACTGTTGGGCCGCATGGACCTTCTTTCTGCCGGAAAAGATGCGCGCAAATTTTCTCGCGGAATGCAGCAGAGACTTGGACTGGCGCAGGCCCTGGTACATGATCCTGAGGTGCTGATTCTGGATGAACCGACCTCGGCCCTCGATCCTGCGGGAGTACTGGAAGTCCGCGAACTTCTGCGTGCCGCTCGCCAGGAGGGAAAGAGCATCTTTTTCAGCTCTCACCAATTGTCTGAGGTCGAACAGGTTTGTGATCGGATTGCCTTTCTTCATCAGGGAAGGCTCCTGCGGCATGGTCCTCTGGATTCTTTTCTTCATGACAGCAGACGTTCGGAGATCATCCTGCGCAACCAGCCTGGGGACGCGGAATTGCTGCGCCGTTACGAGCACTGTCTGCAAGGCAGGGAAGATGGAAATCTACGGTTCGTGGTCCCCGCGGCTGCACAGCGCGAAGTCATCGAGCAGGCATGGTCTGCGGGAGCAGAACTGGTCAGCGTGGCGCCGCTCCGGCGGACCCTGGAAGAGCTTTTTATGGAATGGAGCGAGAAGTCGTGA
- the xylB gene encoding xylulokinase, translating to MAFLGIDVGTGGTRAVLVDEQGKVIASGVSEHAPFRSPHPGWAEQDPEDWWRAAQEAVRTALSTSGLAGHAVAAVGLTGQMHGAVLLDQEGRVLRPSLIWCDQRTGPQCDWLHQQIGRQRLIELTCNPALPNFTLTKLLWVRDHEPEVYRKIAHVLCPKDYVRYRLTGTYAIDVQEASGTLLLDVTHRRWSEEVARASGVETSWLPQLFESPEVCAHISEEAATRTGLLAGTPVVAGAGDQGAGAVGMGILQPGSVSATIGTSGVVFAATAAPTKDPEGRLHTFCHAVPGRWHVMGVTQAAGLSLRWLRDIIAPGASYDALTAEAEKTQPGSDGLLWAPYLLGERTPHLDSHATALFYGITATHTRGHLVRAVLEGVAYSLKDTLTLFAELGIPVKGIRLGGGGARGQLWRSIQASTYGLPCDVLEAEEGAAFGAALLAGTGAGAWQDTDAACAAAIRVAEQIAPDPEAAKIYADGYEVYRRLYPAIRSIRGEN from the coding sequence GTGGCTTTTCTTGGGATTGATGTAGGAACAGGAGGCACCCGCGCGGTGCTGGTGGATGAGCAAGGCAAGGTCATCGCCTCAGGCGTAAGCGAGCACGCTCCTTTCCGCAGCCCGCATCCGGGGTGGGCCGAACAGGACCCGGAAGACTGGTGGCGTGCTGCTCAAGAAGCTGTCCGCACCGCCCTGTCGACCAGCGGCTTGGCCGGCCATGCCGTCGCGGCCGTGGGCCTCACCGGGCAGATGCACGGCGCTGTCTTGTTGGACCAGGAAGGCCGTGTGCTGCGCCCTTCACTCATCTGGTGCGACCAGCGCACTGGACCGCAATGTGATTGGCTGCATCAACAGATTGGACGCCAACGCCTCATCGAGCTGACATGCAATCCCGCGCTGCCCAATTTCACCCTGACCAAGCTGCTCTGGGTCCGTGACCATGAGCCGGAGGTCTATCGCAAGATTGCCCATGTTCTCTGCCCCAAGGATTACGTCCGCTACCGCCTGACCGGAACCTATGCCATCGATGTCCAGGAGGCATCCGGGACCCTGCTTTTGGACGTGACCCATCGGCGCTGGTCGGAAGAAGTGGCGCGCGCCTCCGGTGTCGAAACATCCTGGCTGCCACAGCTCTTTGAGTCTCCCGAGGTCTGCGCACACATCTCGGAAGAAGCGGCGACACGCACTGGCCTGTTGGCCGGGACCCCTGTTGTTGCCGGGGCCGGCGACCAAGGGGCAGGAGCAGTCGGAATGGGCATTCTGCAGCCCGGATCGGTTTCAGCCACCATTGGGACCTCCGGCGTGGTCTTTGCTGCTACGGCGGCCCCGACGAAAGACCCCGAGGGGCGTCTGCACACCTTCTGCCACGCTGTTCCCGGTCGCTGGCATGTAATGGGCGTGACCCAGGCGGCCGGGCTTTCTTTGCGCTGGCTCCGCGACATCATCGCGCCCGGCGCCAGCTATGATGCTCTTACCGCTGAAGCCGAAAAAACGCAGCCCGGCAGCGATGGGCTTCTGTGGGCCCCCTACCTTTTGGGAGAACGCACTCCACATCTTGACTCTCATGCAACAGCCCTGTTCTATGGCATTACCGCAACCCATACCCGCGGGCATCTCGTCCGCGCTGTTTTGGAAGGCGTCGCTTATTCTCTTAAGGACACCCTGACCCTCTTCGCGGAACTCGGCATACCGGTCAAAGGCATAAGGCTGGGCGGGGGCGGTGCACGCGGGCAGCTCTGGCGCAGCATCCAGGCCAGTACGTATGGACTTCCCTGCGATGTTCTGGAAGCGGAAGAAGGCGCAGCCTTCGGCGCGGCCCTGCTTGCCGGAACCGGGGCCGGTGCATGGCAGGACACCGACGCCGCCTGCGCTGCTGCGATCCGTGTGGCCGAGCAGATTGCGCCGGATCCTGAGGCGGCAAAAATCTACGCCGACGGCTATGAGGTCTACCGGCGGCTCTATCCAGCCATCCGGAGCATCCGGGGAGAAAATTAA
- a CDS encoding vWA domain-containing protein translates to MKRVRYTKYDGSLADEISMEDLLHALSDFLLDSGFQNPWTQFQDLEQTIEALKEAIRQALESGEWLDERMQEKIEELAAQNKLDELIDQMIQRMEQENYISMDRPQDFTQASSSSGQMGENESQIRFEVTDKSLDFLGYKTLRDLLGSLGKSSFGRHDTRDWATGIEASGASRPYVFGDTLNLDVVTTLNSAIAREGLTLPLNLEYGDLYVHQCEYQSSCATVVMLDCSHSMILYGEDRFTPAKRVAMALSHLIRTQYPGDSLSLVLFHDSAEEVPVSQLARVKVGPYYTNTREGLRLAHRILDRQRKDMKQIVMITDGKPSALTLPDGRIYKNAFGLDPLVVNETLEEVSRCKRSGIMINTFMLASDFGLVQFVQRVTAMCRGKAYFTTPHTLGQYLLMDYMQRKMKTVH, encoded by the coding sequence ATGAAGCGCGTCCGGTATACCAAATACGATGGCAGCCTGGCCGATGAGATCAGCATGGAGGACCTGCTGCATGCACTCTCGGATTTTTTGTTGGATTCCGGCTTTCAGAACCCTTGGACGCAGTTTCAGGACCTTGAGCAGACCATAGAGGCCTTAAAAGAGGCGATCCGGCAGGCGCTGGAATCAGGAGAATGGTTGGACGAGAGGATGCAGGAGAAGATCGAAGAGCTTGCCGCGCAGAACAAGCTCGACGAACTGATTGACCAGATGATCCAGCGCATGGAGCAGGAAAATTACATCTCTATGGACCGCCCCCAGGACTTCACGCAGGCGTCCTCTTCTTCCGGACAGATGGGAGAAAATGAATCCCAGATCCGGTTTGAGGTTACCGACAAGAGCCTGGATTTTCTTGGCTATAAGACCCTGCGTGACCTGCTGGGCTCGTTAGGTAAGTCCAGCTTTGGACGCCACGACACCCGCGACTGGGCCACCGGGATCGAAGCCAGCGGAGCGTCGCGGCCTTATGTGTTTGGAGACACGCTGAACCTAGATGTCGTCACTACCCTGAATTCTGCCATTGCACGCGAGGGGCTGACCTTGCCGCTCAATCTGGAGTATGGCGATTTATATGTGCATCAGTGCGAGTATCAGAGCTCCTGCGCCACGGTTGTCATGCTGGACTGCTCGCATTCGATGATTCTCTATGGAGAAGACCGCTTTACCCCGGCGAAGCGCGTCGCAATGGCGTTGTCGCATCTCATCCGCACGCAGTATCCCGGCGATTCACTTTCGCTGGTGCTCTTTCACGATTCGGCGGAAGAAGTGCCGGTCTCCCAACTGGCGCGGGTGAAGGTTGGCCCTTACTACACAAATACCAGGGAAGGGCTGCGCCTGGCGCACCGCATCCTCGACCGCCAGCGGAAGGACATGAAGCAGATCGTGATGATTACCGACGGCAAGCCCTCGGCGCTTACGCTTCCCGATGGCCGTATCTACAAAAACGCATTTGGGCTTGATCCTCTGGTGGTAAACGAGACGCTGGAAGAGGTTTCCCGCTGCAAGCGGTCCGGCATCATGATCAATACCTTCATGCTGGCCTCCGACTTCGGCCTGGTACAGTTCGTGCAGCGCGTGACGGCGATGTGCCGAGGAAAGGCATACTTCACCACGCCACATACCCTGGGGCAGTATCTGCTCATGGACTATATGCAGCGCAAGATGAAGACGGTTCACTGA
- a CDS encoding sigma-54-dependent transcriptional regulator has translation MSVLIVDEDAAVRSACCEIVSSKGWATYSAQDTASALALLRGNSMDVVLLGLKGTDIPGLELLKQVRDLHPETAIVVMTAYATVPSAVEAMRLGASDYLTKPFTMDELLAVLDRAAEKRALDIASRRLREKLRTQQGLSNIIGRSAEMDRIYRILSKVALTTHPVLIMGESGTGKELVARAIHNHGPNAGKPFVPVDCSSIVPTLIENELFGHVKGAFTGANRSRDGLLVSAAGGTVFLDEIGEMPLDLQAKLLRALQEKEVRPVGATHRVPIHVRILAATNRNLPEMVEQGRFRKDLFYRLNVVNLRLPPLRQRREDIPLLIAHFLERKNREYGKTFRVSDEMMRVLMEYDWPGNVRELEHLIDRSCAYCSGNLLQLGDAPTALIEFYANTRPRPLTTDAAPSDTSLLSPSVTPLVELEKQAILSALQALQGDKLAAARLLGIGKTTLYRKIKEYGLGNA, from the coding sequence ATGTCTGTTCTGATTGTGGATGAAGATGCAGCGGTGCGTTCAGCCTGCTGTGAAATTGTTTCATCCAAAGGATGGGCCACCTACAGCGCCCAGGACACAGCCTCTGCGCTTGCTCTTCTCAGAGGAAACAGTATGGATGTGGTGCTTCTTGGTCTGAAGGGCACGGACATTCCTGGACTGGAACTCCTGAAGCAGGTGCGGGACCTGCACCCGGAAACGGCCATCGTCGTCATGACCGCTTATGCCACGGTCCCCTCTGCGGTAGAAGCCATGCGTCTGGGTGCTTCTGATTACCTTACCAAGCCCTTTACCATGGATGAGCTGCTGGCGGTCCTGGACCGTGCTGCAGAGAAACGTGCGCTGGACATTGCCAGTCGGCGTCTGCGAGAAAAGCTACGCACGCAGCAGGGTCTGAGCAACATCATAGGCCGCAGTGCGGAAATGGACAGGATCTACCGCATCCTCTCCAAAGTGGCGCTGACGACGCACCCGGTCCTCATTATGGGAGAGAGCGGCACGGGCAAGGAGCTGGTGGCGCGGGCCATTCACAATCACGGCCCGAATGCCGGAAAACCATTCGTCCCGGTGGACTGCAGCTCGATTGTACCCACGCTGATCGAAAATGAGCTTTTTGGGCATGTAAAGGGAGCATTTACCGGGGCAAACCGCTCGCGGGACGGTCTGCTGGTTTCTGCTGCCGGGGGCACGGTCTTTCTCGATGAGATTGGTGAAATGCCACTGGACCTTCAGGCAAAACTTCTGCGCGCCCTGCAGGAAAAAGAGGTGCGACCGGTAGGGGCCACGCACCGCGTCCCCATTCACGTCCGCATTCTGGCTGCTACCAACCGAAACCTTCCGGAAATGGTGGAACAGGGACGCTTTCGCAAAGACCTTTTTTATCGCCTGAATGTGGTCAATCTGCGGCTGCCGCCTCTGCGGCAGCGGCGCGAGGACATTCCCCTGCTCATTGCCCACTTTCTGGAGCGCAAAAACCGTGAGTACGGCAAGACCTTCCGTGTGAGTGATGAGATGATGCGCGTGTTGATGGAATACGATTGGCCGGGAAATGTCCGTGAACTGGAACATCTGATTGACCGTTCCTGCGCGTATTGCTCCGGCAACCTGCTTCAGCTGGGCGATGCCCCGACGGCGCTCATTGAATTCTATGCAAACACACGTCCGCGTCCCCTGACTACAGATGCCGCTCCATCGGATACTTCGCTGCTCTCTCCCTCGGTAACCCCTCTGGTGGAACTGGAAAAACAGGCCATCCTGAGTGCTTTGCAGGCATTGCAGGGCGATAAGCTGGCCGCGGCCAGGCTGCTCGGTATTGGCAAAACCACCCTCTACCGCAAAATCAAGGAATATGGCCTCGGCAATGCATGA
- the rph gene encoding ribonuclease PH — translation MQTSAASFFRQGGRAVDSLRPVRLVRDYVAVAEGSILMELGNTRVLCNASVEQTVPAWLRNSGRGWVTAEYGMLPRATLTRTPREAERGKVSGRTQEIQRLIGRSLRAVVDMEALGERTVVLDCDVLQADGGTRTAAITGACAALAIAFERMVAAGTLARSPLKQLVAATSVGVVEGVTLLDLAYEEDSQAEVDMNVVMTEDGGLVEVQATAERTPFARERMLEMMQYAQQGIEQLLAEQRKVLG, via the coding sequence ATGCAAACATCTGCTGCTTCTTTTTTCCGGCAGGGGGGCCGTGCGGTCGATTCCCTGCGTCCTGTACGTCTGGTTCGTGACTATGTTGCCGTAGCGGAAGGATCCATATTGATGGAGCTTGGCAACACACGGGTATTGTGCAACGCATCGGTGGAGCAGACGGTGCCTGCGTGGCTCCGAAACAGCGGACGTGGCTGGGTCACTGCAGAATACGGTATGCTGCCACGGGCCACCCTCACGCGCACACCGCGCGAGGCGGAGCGCGGAAAGGTGAGCGGCAGGACGCAGGAAATTCAGCGTCTGATTGGCCGCTCCTTGCGTGCTGTGGTTGATATGGAAGCCCTGGGTGAGCGGACCGTGGTGCTGGATTGCGATGTATTACAGGCCGACGGGGGTACCCGCACGGCAGCCATCACCGGGGCCTGTGCAGCCCTGGCGATTGCTTTCGAGCGCATGGTGGCAGCAGGAACACTGGCCCGATCTCCGTTGAAGCAGCTGGTGGCGGCAACCAGTGTGGGGGTCGTGGAGGGCGTTACTTTGCTGGATTTGGCCTATGAAGAGGATTCACAGGCGGAAGTAGACATGAATGTGGTCATGACGGAAGACGGCGGCCTGGTGGAGGTGCAGGCAACGGCAGAGCGTACTCCTTTTGCCCGGGAGCGGATGCTGGAAATGATGCAATATGCACAGCAGGGAATCGAGCAGTTGCTGGCAGAGCAGAGAAAAGTTTTGGGTTAA